Sequence from the Panicum virgatum strain AP13 chromosome 5N, P.virgatum_v5, whole genome shotgun sequence genome:
ATTGCTGTACCCAGTTATGTGTTTCCTTGGGGACTACCAGAGGGTCAAGAACGTGTACAATTGAGACAAGGTTTGGAGCTACTGCCAAGACAAGATATTAGATCATAGAATGCTTACTATGTTACTATTTAATTACAATTAATGGTGGGAGAAATGTTGGATCCCAGTATTCCAGTATGACCCCTTTATTATGTTTGGCAGCCTGCCAGCTTATGTATGGTACTTTTTTTATGCCACTAATAGGTTGTGCCTGTAATTTGAATTGGAGATGCCACTTTATTGTGTTTTCAGCTTCTTTTCAGACTCACTCGAAAATGTTATATATTAGTAGGATTGGATATATATACTTTCTGCAAATTACAATGGAAGGAAACACTGGTCTATGAAAGCAAAGAATTTATGGAGTTTTGAAGTACATTGGGACGAGAGAAGAGCACGAACAAGCACAAAGGGATGTTCACTAAGCTCTGGGACAATAGATACATCTTTGCTACAATGTGTACACCTTTGCTACAAAATAAAACTATTATCTATTAACTTTTTATCAATGTAAATTTTGTTTAATAAATTTTTAAAACATATGTGTGCCGCCTCTCGGACGGTGGCAGAGCAGGAGGACGCCGGCAACATGGTGGAGCACCTTGGCTGCCACGCACGTGTCGCAGGGGGCGTGAAGGCCGCCAAGCCCGCGCCGCCTTCGCCGGGAGAGAACTTGCCTTCGGTGGCCTTGACGGCGAAGGCGATGGAGGGGCCGGAGAGCGGGAGGAGGCTGGACCGCTGGAGACGTCGCGAGgaccccggccgccgctcgcgccaGGCCAGGTTGCGACATATGTTATGACATGTTTTGTATTCTATAAACTTATTATTTATtgttatattttaaaaatatgtgCGTGCAGCACATGCACTCTACTGGTAACTTCAAAAGATACGCCACAAATTCGCAATTCTCTTGGCAAGTAGTGGGCCAGGCTTGCTATCACTTCAGCTTAACTGACAAGCTAATTACCGAGCAAGATAATCATCTACtctctccgtttcaaattgtagtCGCGATAaatttagatacataatttttgcTACACATTTAGATATATGCTAGCTATGACTTAATATGTAGCAAAATCCGTGTAGCTAGATTTATCAAAATGACTTATGATTTAAATCAGAGGAGTAATCTTTCTATCTTTTTTCGGAAACCTTGAGAATTATTGTCATTCCacagcacaactgaagcaatGCGCGCAGAATAATAGAGAAGATCCACCTGTGCTGTGTCCTTGCAGCTCTCGGCACGGCGATCACGCGACGAGGACAACGAGGGGGCTCCTCACGACGTGGACGCCGTCGCTCCACGCGTACGATCCCGCCACGAACCGCCCTCTCGCCGCGCgcccgctcgcctccgccgcctccacccttATCCTGAACGCCTTCCTCTCGCCGGCCCGCGCGAAGCGGAGCCGCCTCGGCGCGACCTCCACGGAGACGCCcgcgggcgcggccacggcgacggTGTACCGTGCCTCGCCGGAGCCGACGTGCGTCACCGTCCGGCGCACGGTCACCGAGCCGTTGAGGCCGTGCACGGCCACCGAGGGGTGGTTCAGCtggtacggcggcggcgggcgcgccggGCACGGGACGGAGGGGTCCAGCTGGGACCCGGCGCTCGCGCACGCGAACAGCAGGTAGTCCTCGTACGACGCGTCGTACACGAGGCCCGGGTCCAGCGCGTGCCTGGGCCGGATGTGGCCCGACCCGTAGTCCATGGGCCCCGCTACCGTGCCGTCCCCGTTCCTTAGTGGGCCGCCTTTGGCGTTGGTGGTCGTTGCTGCCCAAAACAGAGCACACCAGTTTTCGGTTGGGATCAGAAAACTTCAGGTGCGGGCCGAGACGTTTACCGGTGGTCATGATGGCCGACCggatggcggcggagctccagtCGGGGTGGGCGGCCttgaggaggacggcggcggcggagacgtgCGGGCACGACATGGACGTCCCCGACACGATGTTGTACTGCACCACGCGGTGGTCGCCGTCGAGCTTCGTCGGCGACGACGCCTCGCTCCACGCCGCCAGGATGTTCAGCCCCGGCGCCGTAATGTCTGGCTGCATTGACGGACGGAGGGAAGAGGTGAAATTGCTACGCGTTCGATCGAGGACAAAAGAAAATGGCGTGGTATGTGTTGCGTTGGTGATCGTGAGATCTGTGCACGTCCGTACGTACCTTGAGAATGTTGGGCTCGAGGACATTCGGGCCGCGCGACGAGAACTGCGCCATCACCGGCGACGGCCGGACGTCCACGACGGTCGTCGAGGGGCCCAGCACCGCGGTCGGGCTCGAGCTGGAATTGATGTAGGCGAGGATGGTCGTGGCGTCGGCCGCGGAGACCGCGGTGCCCGGGAGGACGTGCGAGTCGACGGGGACCTCGCTGCCGGAGGCCGGTCGGTTGCCGAGCAGgatggccgcgccgcccgcgcgcttcACCTCCAGACCCTTTTCGACCCTCAGGCCAGTGCCTCTCAGGCACACGACGATCTTGCCTCGCACCTTGTCGGCCGACAGGGAGTTCGGCAGGCACTGGCTGCGCCACCGGCCATTGAACCATGTCAGCACTTACACTTACTTGTTCATCGTCAGTAAGACGGGGTTGGTGCAGTTGATTACTCACTTGGAAACGTTAGCGGGAGTCCCAGGAACAACGGCGTCTGCTGCATAGACCAAAGGATACGGCTTGTTGCCTGGAAGCTGGTATGGTGTTACTGTTTGGCCCTGGTTTTGGACACAAACACAAACGCAAGTCAGATGTCACAGTCGACTCGATGTTCTGCATGCACGGAGAACGGCACGCCGCTCGATCGTCTGCTTACCATGATCGCCACGCCATTGCCAAGCTTGATCGGGGAGTCGAAGGCGCGGTCGATGCTGCTGGCGCCGACCGTGAGCATCCACGGCGCGAGGTTGGACACGGTGGCCGGCGTGGGCCCCGAGTTGCCGCCGCTGCAGGAGACGACCACGCCGCGCCTGGCTGCGTGCAGCGCGCCGACGGCGATGCCGTCGTCCGCGAACCGCATCGGGGCCCCCGTGGAGCCGATGGAGACGCTGAGGACGtcgacgccgtcgccgaccgCGTCGTCCATGGCGGCCAGCATGTCGGCCTCGAAGCAGGTGTTCTCGATGTTGGGATTGGGCCGCCCCGGGATGGGCCAGCACACCTTGTAGACGGCCAGGCGCGCCAGCGGCGCGCCGCCCgaggccgcccccgccgcgaaCCCGCCCAGCGCGGACACGTCCGGCACGGTGCGGCCCGCGACGGTGGACGCCGTGTGTGTGCCGTGCCCGTCGTTGTCGCGCGGTGAGCGGAAGGCGTACGTGGTGTTGAGGCCGTTGTAGTGCGCCTCGTAGGCCTTGAGGTAGTATCGCGCCCCTATGATCTTCCTGCTCGACCCAATTGACTCCGGTCAACGATTACTCGCCACATCACCCAATTCATTTCCATTTGGGTTATCCAGTATCTTATCTTACTGTTATTAATTGGAGACTCAAAAAGAAGCTCCATATGAAGTCACATATAGGATCCAATGTGGACACTTTAATAAAATAGAGAAATCATATAAATTCttataaaaaatagaaatattcttactattactaattgaaaGCTTCTTTGGAGCCTCCATATGAAGCCACATAGGATCTTAGGTGGACactataaaaaaatagaaaaatcctataaattctcaacAAAGTCAGctatcaatccaacaactctaattataataaccatcagatctattatcttttctaataaattactcatCTCTGTAATTATAAAATAGACTAAAAcaacccctaaacatgtatcaaAATTACCCAtctctgtcattataaaaaatcttaagtaaccccctaatttttgtgtaaattacccatctatgtcattataaaaataatacaaatatacccctaaatttgcatataaattatccaattatgtcatcattattacaagttaaattactcctaaatctaaatctaaattatataattataataaagtaTTAAAGTGCactaatataaaattttaaattattatttctatcattattaatatattatttatataaaaatactacccacgatatatgtcacaatatattcatgtataatgGAAGAAATAAGAATACTAattcataaataaatagttcaactaaatatatatcgaaTACATACGGAGGTGTGATACAAAATAATCTATTGTaattagataatgataaatgtatatttttagagtatgtgccagaatatttaatagatgaaaaagaGCATGAGATAGATAACTATAATTATTGATCTCATTCTTATATTAgttctaattagcccgtgcagaagcacgagttgatagactagtaaaTATAATTACTcttcgttgcatagtgttgagCATATTTTATGGCTCCGTGAATGAAATATCACGTAGGAGTAATCAGCAGGTGAAACCACTATTGTAGGCAGTTAGCTTTGACTCGAGTAGCATCTACGGTGTGAGAGCACTGGTGACAAAGCAGCAGATACCGAGGAAGGAACCTCTGACAAGGATCTCAGTTGTGTGTGTTGGTACGCATCGCAAAGCGGCAAAGGGTGGTGTCGCGGGAATCTTCAGacgagaaaaagaaaattgatCTGGTTCAGAGTTTTTGTACTTATGCGACGATCAGGTCTCGATAATGGCCCTCTCGCTTGTCCTATCTCCGTGCATGCATGGCTAATTGGATAcgcagagaggaggaggaggaggtgagatTATTATAGAAAGCGCGGTGCCGCCGCCTCGGGAAGGCGCCAAAGCCGGAGCCTTGCTCCATGATTGGCCCTCGCGAGCTCCAGCGACGGGTTTGTTTGGACGCCAGCTCCATGGACCATGCATGGTCACGGCTCCGGGTCAGTAACGGCTGCAGCAGAACG
This genomic interval carries:
- the LOC120674286 gene encoding subtilisin-like protease SBT5.6 isoform X1; translated protein: MVQWYINSFLGRPIGYRTEVYNLQGKTMRRGAQALLSLLPLFLALSSLSVVSAASGKQGQVYIVYLGGHAAGAKAEEAILEDHHALLLSVKGSEEAARAALLYSYKHTLNGFSAILSHEEAMALSERSEVVSAFRSEGRWAPHTTRSWQFLGFEEGVKGPDGGSDWLPSLDKSSSDVIVGVLDSGIWPESRSFSDEGLGPVPARWKGACQGGESFTSSSCNRKIIGARYYLKAYEAHYNGLNTTYAFRSPRDNDGHGTHTASTVAGRTVPDVSALGGFAAGAASGGAPLARLAVYKVCWPIPGRPNPNIENTCFEADMLAAMDDAVGDGVDVLSVSIGSTGAPMRFADDGIAVGALHAARRGVVVSCSGGNSGPTPATVSNLAPWMLTVGASSIDRAFDSPIKLGNGVAIMGQTVTPYQLPGNKPYPLVYAADAVVPGTPANVSNQCLPNSLSADKVRGKIVVCLRGTGLRVEKGLEVKRAGGAAILLGNRPASGSEVPVDSHVLPGTAVSAADATTILAYINSSSSPTAVLGPSTTVVDVRPSPVMAQFSSRGPNVLEPNILKPDITAPGLNILAAWSEASSPTKLDGDHRVVQYNIVSGTSMSCPHVSAAAVLLKAAHPDWSSAAIRSAIMTTGKRLGPHLKFSDPNRKLVCSVLGSNDHQRQRRPTKERGRHGSGAHGLRVGPHPAQARAGPGPRVRRVVRGLPAVRVRERRVPAGPLRPVPGAPAAAVPAEPPLGGRARPQRLGDRAPDGDARRLRRGTVHRRRGRARGRLRGGRAEAAPLRAGRREEGVQDKGGGGGGERARGERAVRGGIVRVERRRPRREEPPRCPRRVIAVPRAARTQHRWIFSIILRALLQLCCGMTIILKVSEKR
- the LOC120674286 gene encoding subtilisin-like protease SBT5.6 isoform X2 — its product is MVQWYINSFLGRPIGYRTEVYNLQGKTMRRGAQALLSLLPLFLALSSLSVVSAASGKQGQVYIVYLGGHAAGAKAEEAILEDHHALLLSVKGSEEAARAALLYSYKHTLNGFSAILSHEEAMALSERSEVVSAFRSEGRWAPHTTRSWQFLGFEEGVKGPDGGSDWLPSLDKSSSDVIVGVLDSGIWPESRSFSDEGLGPVPARWKGACQGGESFTSSSCNRKIIGARYYLKAYEAHYNGLNTTYAFRSPRDNDGHGTHTASTVAGRTVPDVSALGGFAAGAASGGAPLARLAVYKVCWPIPGRPNPNIENTCFEADMLAAMDDAVGDGVDVLSVSIGSTGAPMRFADDGIAVGALHAARRGVVVSCSGGNSGPTPATVSNLAPWMLTVGASSIDRAFDSPIKLGNGVAIMGQTVTPYQLPGNKPYPLVYAADAVVPGTPANVSNQCLPNSLSADKVRGKIVVCLRGTGLRVEKGLEVKRAGGAAILLGNRPASGSEVPVDSHVLPGTAVSAADATTILAYINSSSSPTAVLGPSTTVVDVRPSPVMAQFSSRGPNVLEPNILKPDITAPGLNILAAWSEASSPTKLDGDHRVVQYNIVSGTSMSCPHVSAAAVLLKAAHPDWSSAAIRSAIMTTATTTNAKGGPLRNGDGTVAGPMDYGSGHIRPRHALDPGLVYDASYEDYLLFACASAGSQLDPSVPCPARPPPPYQLNHPSVAVHGLNGSVTVRRTVTHVGSGEARYTVAVAAPAGVSVEVAPRRLRFARAGERKAFRIRVEAAEASGRAARGRFVAGSYAWSDGVHVVRSPLVVLVA